The Nocardia sp. NBC_01503 sequence TTCGGCGCGTCGGGCATCTCGCTGAGCCCGGACGCACTGGCCGCCGCCGCGGACGATCGCCGCGCGGTGGTCGCCGATCACCGTGAGACCCGGATCGATCGGGCCTTCGGCTCGGCCGATGTGCGGCTCTTCGCCACCCGCTGGGATTGTGCGGATGCCGCGGTCGAGCTGCTCGCCGCACTCGCCGACGGCGCGACCCTGGTGCTGGCCACCGCGGCGCAGCGCGATGATCCGGTGGCGCTGGCCGAACTCATCTCCACCTGCGCGGCCACCCATGTGGTGGCGCCGGTCGCGATCCTGTCCCGCCTGGCCGATCGGCCGGCTCCGGCGCTGCCCTCGGTGCGACGCTGGGATGTCACCGGAACCGCGTGCCCGGCAGTGCTTTCCGGGCTGCTGCGCGCCATCGCCCCCGGTTCGGTGGCCGGATTCGCCTACAGCGCAGCGGAGTACGCGGGCGTCGCCGCGCGCGGACCGCTCGATGGTTCGGGCCGGGTGCGGCCGATTCCGGGTGCGCGACTGCTGGTACTGGACGAGTCACTGAACGTGGTCACCCCCGGCGAGACCGGCGATGTGTACCTCGGCGGCGCGGCGCTCGCCGCGAACGCACCCGGGTTCGTCTCGGACCCGTTCGCCACCGGAAACCTCTGTGGCACAGGCGCGCGCGGACATTGGACCGCCGACGGCTGGCTGGTCTTCGA is a genomic window containing:
- a CDS encoding AMP-binding protein, with the protein product MPESLSAVQRHRLVDEWANGVELYDVPSVESLIECGRRVPILRTAVRHGGHILTYAELFGRLDGGAIGTAGPSLDGLATLLCDIAEAAQTDSTLDFGASGISLSPDALAAAADDRRAVVADHRETRIDRAFGSADVRLFATRWDCADAAVELLAALADGATLVLATAAQRDDPVALAELISTCAATHVVAPVAILSRLADRPAPALPSVRRWDVTGTACPAVLSGLLRAIAPGSVAGFAYSAAEYAGVAARGPLDGSGRVRPIPGARLLVLDESLNVVTPGETGDVYLGGAALAANAPGFVSDPFATGNLCGTGARGHWTADGWLVFDAATPVEAATALVTADSMDAVSAATASDRIASGADGEVGYAA